In Helicobacter mastomyrinus, the sequence TCGATGAAATATGGCGTGAGGAAAATGAACGGATGTTTGGGAGCAGCCTCAAATTAAGCAAAAATTATGATGGCTGGTGGTGCTATATCCCGCATTTCGTGCATTCACCTTTTTATTGCTATGCGTATAGCTATGGACAGCTGCTTGTTTTGGCACTTTTTGGCTTATATAAATCACAGCAAACACCTCAAAGCAGGGAAAAATTTATTCAAAAATATACGCAATTCCTTTCACTCGGGGGAAGCAAAAGCCCTAAGGAGCTTGTTAGTGCGTTTGGATTAAATCTAGAGAGCGATAAGTTTTGGCTCATTGGTATGGGTGAAGTGCAAAAAATGCTTGAAGAATTTAAGGAGTTAGTGAATGCAAAAGATTCTATTTTCTCCGGTATTTAAGAGAGTTATGCTTTCTCATACAAGAGATATATTAGATTTTTTACTTAAAGAGAGGATAAACTTTAATATTCTATGTGATATGAAATATACGCATTTTACACCCCCTCTCCCTCGGCATATTAGCGATACATTTAATGATATTACGCTTTTTGTCTTGGCGGGTTATACGTTTGAGAGCATTGAGTTAAAGCATAAGGGTATGAGTTTTGAAGCGGGTTTTGGGAATGAAAATATTGGTGCATTTGTAGATATTGACTATGAGGGTATTGTGCAGATTCTCTTACACGATAATGACTTGCTACGTGAGATTCTATTATTTACAAATGTAAGCCACCCTTGCTTTCATAACCTTTCTAATGAGGAGCTAGAACATATCGCTTCTATTCAAGAAGAGGGCTTAGAGCATTCAAAACTTGCCTTTACATCAAATCCCGAAAATAGTAAATTTTTCAAAAAATAATTAACCTTTTAAGAGAGTATGCAGATGAAGTATGCTAAGATTCTTTGCAATTTAAGAGGATTAAGCTTAAAGGCAAGGAGTTGTGAATGGATAAAGTAAATATTGAGGTCTTTAGATTTGAAGCAGGAGTAGATTATCTACCATATTACAATAAATGCACTTTTTCCTTCACGCAGGAGCAAACACTTATTGATACGCTGATTTTGCTACAAAATGAACTTGACAATTATGGCTATGATGAAAAATATCTCGCATTACGTATTAATGGTATTGCTATTTTTGAGAATCTTCCTATTATCGAACTTGTGCAGCGATTTGGCAGAGAGTGGCAGATTGAACCTTTAAGTATATATTATGCTACTAAGGATTTATTGCTCAATAAAGAGGCATTATGGAAAAAGTATGAAGGCTTTTTTCAATGGGCTGATTTTTTAAATATAGACGAAAAAAATGAGTTGGGTAAGTATCTTATGCTAAATCTTATCACCCCGATGAGTGATGAACACTATCTGGGCGATGGATTTTTTCTCTATCTTAAATGGCTTATTTCTCGCCACCCTGAAAAGATTAGAGAAATTATGCAATGGCTTATTGAACCTAGGAAAGGTATTTTAAACTTTGTAAGTCTTGCAGATATGGTTTATCCCCGTGCTACTGCACTTGATGAGGAGATGTGGAATTTTATACGTGATGTTGTACTTAGCTATGATTCTAGGCAATGGCAGCTTCTAGCTACGCTAAAGCCACAACGTAAAGGATAAATATGAAGTATATGATATATGATAAATATTACAATAGGAATGCTCAAAGTTTAATTTCTAGCACAAAAATGCTTTTTGCATACTTGGACTTAGAGTTACTTTCTGCTGATGTTGTATCTTCTGTTGGTTTGGCTGATTGTGGCGGGTATTGGGCTAGGCTAGTGCAAAAAGATGATTTGTTGCGTAATGTTGCTTATAATTTGGCTTTGGCAAATGCAGCAAATGCTATGCTTGTTTTTTTAGAGGAAGATACCTATGCGAATGCCTTTTATGCAAAAACACTTATAGAATCTCACACTTCCCTTATGCGCGAAATAGAGACACAATATCTTCATCGTTTTAATCTTCTCTATGATAGTAAGGTGCAGATGAGCTATTTGCCTGATTTGCTTAATAGCCTTGATATAACACCTTTAGTTCAAAAACAATTTCATTCCTACTTGTTTGCAATGATACGAGGGGCATATTATGGGCATTTACCTAAAAGCACAAATTATAGAATCTACGAGCAAATTGGTTTAAAAGCTGTTGAGTTACCATTTGTCAATCAATACTATGCACATTTATTGGCAAATAATCCGCAAAGCGCATATTATAATACTGGGAAATATTTTTTTGATATAGCGGATTTGGGGGTAGATTTTATACTCTCATATTCTTTGAGTCAATTTGATATGCTAGATTCTCATCGCCCACAGCTTTGTAAAGCTTATAATCGCGATGATATCGCTTTGCCCATTCTCTTTTTACCTCAAGTATTGCTTTTGGCATTTGGAGAAAAAGATAAAAAGAAACTTGGCTTTACGCACCATAAACAGAAAGTAGAGATATTTTAATGCGAGCATTTTGGAAAATTATTCTTGCTGCAATTATTGGAGCGACTTGGTATCATTTTGGTGGTGAAGATGCGGCTATGGGATTAGTATTCTTTTTTATTATTTTGGGTGTGCTTTTTATGAAGCCTATTCGGTATCAAGATCCTAAAAGACGCGAAGCATTTATGCAAAAAATTCGAGATAGCAAAGAGCGTAAGCTTGCACTTGAAAGTGAGCGTATGGAGGAAGTAAAGCGGCTTAAAAAAAGCGCAAGGGAGCAAGAAGAGCGTTTGAAAAAAGAGTTTGAAAAGCGTATTAACAAACACTAAAGTAATTTTTGCTACAATCGCACCCAAAATCACAAAAAGGACATATATACAATGGAAATCGTACTCTTACTTATAGCTGGAGTAGTGGTATATTTTCTCTACAATACGTTGCAAGAATATCTTAAAAACCCTCTTCAGCCCAATCAGCAACACTATACAAATCGCACAGATGCTGCACCTATAGATTTTCAAAACCCTTATGAGGAGATGGCTCAAGCGGACAAAGTGAAGTCAAGTGAATTTGGTGTTTTAGCTGCAATCTTGGGATATTTAGTGTGGAGTGATAAAAAGGTATGCTCATTACAAGAGCAACTCCTTGATGAAATGCTCACAGATATGGCAATAGAATCTAAAAACCCTAAATTATCCAAAGATGAGTTGAAGACGATTCTTATGGAACAAGAAAATCCATCCATATCCCTTGAAGAGCTATGTGAAGAATATGTAACACTCACAAAAGGTGAGTATAAAAAACGTCTGAAGGTAGTGGAATTTTTATTTGTTCTGGCATATGCTGATGGTGTTTTGGAAGAGAGTGAGAAAGATTGTATTATTGATATTGCCGCGTTATTTGAGATTGCCAATGAAGATTTTAATGCACTTTTTGAGCAATTTGAACAGGCATATATACAAGAAGTCAGTATGAATGAAAAAGATGCAAAGAATCTTTTTGGCATTACAGAGATTCCTAGCAAAGAGGAACTTGAGACAATCTATCATCGCCTTATTAAAGACGCCAAGCAAAATATTTTTGATAATAAAAATATTAATAAAACATTCCGTGATACTTCGCTCACACGTATTAAAGAGATTGATAAGGCTTATCAAATACTTTTAAATCAAGCATTAAATAGCACTCAAGATTTAAATTAACAAGATATGATTCAGTTGCAGCCCAATATACAAAGAGAAAATAAGGCATTCAAGGGTTGGGATTTTTAGGAATACTATTTGCTTTAAGTCCATTATTATTTATGGAGGTGTCAAGTGGATATTACAAAAATCAATCATAGTGGTGTACAGGGACTACTTGCTAATATTTATAATGCTCCCAATCAGCCGCAAAATATTCAATCCAAAGAGAGCGAGCAGCACCTTAAAGGTGTGGATAGCATTCATAGTCAAGACAAAAGTATGCACTCGCTCCAATATGCAGATGTTGCAAAACGTATTGAAGACAAATTTTCTCCATCAGCAGAACTTCAAAAAGCACGTGAGATTGGTGGTGAGCTGCAGGGAGGATTCAATGATAAAACATCATTTGAGAATCTTGCCTCTACGTTAAGAAAAAAAGGTTTAATCAGTAGCAATGAACAAGTAGCTATGGAATATTTAAAAAAGAATGCCACAAAGTTAAGCTTTGATGAATTTAATAAAATCGCAGTAAATGATAATCACAGCAAAGAAATGAAAGGATTGATAGATTCAGTGGTTAATACAATGAAGTTTGTCGATAGCGTTAATGGCGGAGGGGTTCTTTAGATTTGCTTTACTCTTGTCCACTTGTTTAGACCGCTAATAGTCTTTTTTACAAGGAACAAGCAGTGTGTCTTTGGTTCCATTTAGCCTTTTTTGGGATTGAGTTTGGCAGTGCTAAAATATTCATATACTTTTGCACATTAAGGCAGAATGAGAAAGCTTCATTACACACTCTTATTTTTTACATAATATGATACAATTTCCCTATATTTATTAAGGGGAGTGATTTGCACGGCAAACATTATCTACTTGACACTTCTATTATTCTTGATGATACACAAAATATCATTTATCTATGGCAGGATTCTCAAAATATGCTTTTTATCTCCGAAGTGGTGATTGAAGAGCTTGATAAGAAAAAGGATTTACAGAATGAAACGGGCTTTTTTGCGCGTGAGTTTTTCCGTTGCATTAATAGTGATAATATCAATACATTAGATTCGCACAATAAGAGCACACATACACAACACACAGCACAGAATCTGGCTCAGCATAATGACTTTGTCCAAACGCTTTATTTCCGCTTTGACCATACGAATATCCCGCTTACACTCATCTATCGCCCTCAATACAGCCTTACACCACAAGAGCATAGCTATAACGATTCTAAGCTCATAGAGATTGCTAGGGATTATCATTTAGTGCTTTTAACCAATGATATTTCGCTTAAAATCCGCGCACAAACGCAAGGAATTCCTGCGCAATCGCTTTTTCGCGATAGGGTAGAGAATCCTAATGATATTGATTTTTGGGCTTTGTTTGAATGGCATAAAGACAAGCCGCTCACACTTTTAAAAGATGAAAAAAACTTTAGAGAGCTTACACAATGGAGCTTGATACAAGTTAATGAAATGGATAATACCGATAGTGCACTCTATAAAACGGGTAAAAAGACCTTTGGACTAAAGGTAGGCGAGGGCTTTGAAGAACTAAATCTTGATGAGATTCTTAAAAATTATCAGCCCTACATTATGCCTATTAACTTAGAGCAAAAAATGCTCTATGCCCTGCTTATCCACCCGCAAAATAACCTTACCATCGCCACAGGCTCAACAGGCAGTGGGAAAACACTTATCGCGCTCCAAGCGGGGATTACTCTAGTCAAAAATAATGTGGTTGATGGTATTATTTATATGAGAAACACGATTACAGCTAATGACAAAGAAGCCGAGCTGGGCTATCGTAAGGGTGATGAAAATCAAAAGCTTGCCTATTTTATGTATCCACTTTATGGTGCGATAAATTTTACTATTGACAAACTCCAAGAGCAGAGCCTTGCTAAACGTATCGAGTATCGTGGTGAGGTCAATGGCATACACAAGCAGGATGCGACGGAATATTTCCTGCAAAAGCATAAAATAGAAGTGGTTGATATAGCTCACGCGCGAGGCATCAGCATAGGCAATAAGTTTGTGATTTTTGATGAAGTGCAAAATGCCTCAAATGCAACCATTAAGCTTATAGGCACACGTATAGGGGAGGGGAGTAAGATTGTGTTTTTAGGGGATTGGGCGCAGATAGACCACCCCTATTTAAGCAAGTTTCGCAATGGGGCTTTAAGCCTTTTAAGCAAGGCGCTAAAAGATGATTTCATTGCGGGGATTCAATTACGTCAAACCATACGTAGCAATGTGGCAAGTTGGTTTGGGGAACATTTTTAAGATGATGTATAGAATCTGTCTTATGCTGCTTTTTACTTATGCTGCACTATATGCTGCACGTCCTATGATTACCGATGATGCGCGTGTGGTAGATAGGCATTCGTGTCAGTTAGAAACTTGGGGCATATATGATGGAAAAATTGGTGAATACTATGTCATACCCGGTTGTAATCTCTTCTTAGATATTGAAATCAGTATGGGTGCAATGATGAGTAATCTACCTGCTAATCAAGCAAAAGAGTCATTTAGGGCACAGCAGTTCATATTTAGCGCAAAGAGAGTATTTAGTGACTTAGAAACGCAAGGTTATAGCTATGGCATAGCCTTGGGCAATGCGTATAATTTTTTATATTCAAAATATAGCAATGATTATTATCTCTATATACCCGCAAGTATGGTATTTTTTGATAATAAGCTTCTTTTGCATTCTAATCTTGGCTACAAGCTTCAGCGTAGAAACGATGAACCGCATATTTTTTATGCTGGGTTGGGCTTAGAGCAGCAGATTACACAGCGACTATGGCTTTTGGGAGAAGCCCTTTATGAGCGATTTGAGAAAACAAAATTTCAAGTGGGTGTGCGGATATGGCTCTTGCAAGATAAAATCCAGCTTGATAGCACTTATGGCAATGCCTTTAGCGGTGGAGGAAGTTGGGTATCTGTGGGCTTAAGATTCTTGAGTCCTGAATTTTTTTGAGATATTTTAAAAGCATTGAGGAATATAGAGTGAGAATTATATATTGGTGTTTATTTGGAATCTTTCTGTTTTCGGGCTGCGCTCATCTCAATACGCAAAAGTCTCTTGGGTATAGTGTGCAAGTAGGGAGCTTTAGTAATATAGAAAATGCAGGGAAGTTTGTTGATACACTTAATAGCAAGGGGCTTGATGCGTTTTTGTTTAAAGAATCAGATACGTATAAAGTGCGTTTTGGGAATTATCAAAGCTATGAAATTGCACAGGCAAAAGTACAGAAACACTATAAAAATGGGCTTATTGGAGCATATTTCATCATCTCGCCACAGAAATATGCTATCAATAAAAAAAGCTCATCAAAGCAAAAAGCAAGTGATGTGAGGGAGGATATTGTCAAAAGCGCACATCAATATATGGGTGTGCCATACAAATGGGGTGGCACAACAGAATCTGGCTTTGACTGCAGTGGGCTAACCCGCGCGGTTTATCTCCTTAATGGTATTTCACTCCCTCGTGCGTCCTATGAGCAATATAATGAGGGGGATTCTGTGAGCAAAGCTAAGCTGCAGAAAGGGGATTTGGTATTTTTCATTACGGATAAGGGTAAGAAAATTAATCACGTAGGTATTTATATTGGCAATAATGAGTTTATCCACGCACCAAGTAGGGGTAAGGTAGTGAGCAAGGCACGGCTAGATTCTAGCTATTGGGGCAAGGCATACAGAGGGGCAAGAAGCTATCTGTAGGTGCTCATTGTATATATGCTGCTATGATAAGTGGCAAAACACAAGGAGCAAAAATGAAGATGCTCCACTATTTTTACACACTTAAACTACATATCAAGATTCACAAGACTATAATGAAGTGGAGAGTATAAAGTCTCTGTTAAACACGCTTATATCGGCTCAAATGGTAGCCTATATCAATTCCAAATATTTTTTGAGTTACTAAAAAGGTGTTTAACGATGCTAGAGAAGCTAAAAGAGCATTATATGCCTATCCATACGCCTTTTCAAGCATAAGCATTATGGAGGCATATATATTGCTAAAAATCTGCTTTTTCTCCAGTATGAGAAGTGTCGTATTTGAGAAAAATCTTGTGCCAAGCGATGCAAAGATTCTTAAAAGAGTGGCACCCTACCGGGAGTAGATTATCCTAATAGCCCCTTGGGCAGATATTCCTGTATATTTTAGTAAGAAATATTAGATTTATTCAGTAGAGTAAATGCTAAAAGGTGGGTTTTGTAAAATTATAAGTTTATGCGGTGTATCTAGCACAACCGCATAAACTTATTTATACGCTTTAATGGCTTTTTCTAAAATGGCAGTAGCAGCGGCCACGTCTTTATATTCTTTGACTTTTACCCATTTGTTTGGTTCTAGTGTTTTGTATGTCTCAAAGAAATTTTTGATTCTATCCAATGTAATTTGCGGCAGGTCTGCTAGGGATTGAATCTTATCAAATGAGGGGTCGATTTTAGAGACAGGCACGGCGATGAGCTTTTCATCCATTCCGCTTTCATCTTCCATTACTAGCACACCAATGAGTCGAGTGGCAATCATGCTTCCCGCTTGTAATGGATAAGTATTGAGCACGAGAATGTCTGCTGGGTCGCCATCATCAGCAAGTGTGTTTGGCACGAAGCCATAGTTTGCAGGATAAAACATCGCGCCATACATCACTCTATCTACGACAACCAAGCCGCTTTCCTTATCAACCTCATATTTAATATTTGAACCATAAGGAATTTCAATAATCGCATTGACTTTATTAGGGTTTTCACCCGCAGATATTTTATTTAAATCCATTGTATGCTCCTTTGTGTATTGGATAAAGCCGATTATATCAAAAGTTTCTTGCTTTCTTAAAAGAAAAATGCGATTTGTGCCTTGACATTAAAGCCCGGCTCATAAAGTGCTGTGCCACTACCTCGTGCAAATAGCTCTTTAAGTGGGCTATATGGATTTGCATACGTTTTGTTTGTGATATTTAAAAATGCTAGACGCAGGCTAAGATAAGACTTTACATCATAAGTGAGATAAATATTATGCACATCATAGCCCTTTTTGTTTACAGATTCTAAGGCATCATAATACAAATTATAGCCTTGATAGCTCATAGATTCTACAAAACGTCCAAGATAGAGCATTTGAAATTGCGGTAAGGCACTAAAAGGACGCAAACCTACGCTTAAATAATAGCTTCGTCCGCTCAATGCGCCAAGTTCAAAGGTGTCGGTGATAAAATGATTTTTATACGTGGGGAAATGCTGTGCGATACCGATATGCGCATCTATGAAATCAAAGTCTAGCCCTACATTTGCCTCATATCCTACAAATTGTATGCCATTTGCCATATTTTGCCTATACATATCCTCGTGGTTATGGTCATCTGCGTTACTATTGTGATTATGCTCCTCTCCTGCGTTTGTGTAGCTATTGATAAAGTTTTTTAAATATTGATAATACACACCTATATAGGCACTAAAAACACTATTGTCATAATCTATGTCAAATTCCGCATTATACATACCCTCCGGACGTAAGGAGTGGATATAAGCGTGAGAATTGGTAAGTAGTGAGGCATCAAGTGGTATAGCCCCGCGTGTGTTATAATTTGCAGTAAGCTTGAAGCTTAAATCATCGATGGGTACATAAAGCAAGGAAGCATAGGGGCTAAATCCTTGCGTATAATGCGTGGCATTAAATTTATCGCGGTATGTAAAGTAGTCATATCGTGAGCCTAGATCAAAGCTAAGGCTATCAAGTAGATTGAAACTCGCACCTATGTATCCTCCATATATCGCGCCTAATTCATGTCCTAGATTCCCGTGTGCGAGGCTATGAGCGTCAAGGTCATAAGCCTTTGTAGCGATGAGTTGGTAATTAAGTCCATATTTAAACAAATGCCCTAAAGCACCAAAGTAATGTTTGAAACCTAAATCACTCCCAAGATTCATAAGACTTAAGTCCATAGCTCCTTCTGGGTCGTGTGTGGTTGTAATATCGCTATGATTTACATCTGTGGGGGAGAGTTTAAGAGATTTGTGTGAGAAATAGTTATTCCACGATAACATAAAGCTATCATTTGCACTATAATCATAGCGCAATGCTGCATTGTGGGCGTTGAGAGTATTATTAAAAAGCTCTGGTGTTGTGCTAGTGATGACATTTGCGGCATAGGGTGCGACTGAAGTGATGTGATTAAAGTGATAATGCACGTTTATGCTATGATTTTTTGCAGGGAGAAAGGTAAGCGTGAAACTTGCGTTCTGTGTTTGTGTTTTAGAGGAGAGGACTTTATCACCATTGCCATCGCGGTAATAAGGTATGTTATCAAAGCTATAGGCAGCGAGTAGCCCGAGATTCTTTGAGAATTTACCATAGGCAGCAAGGGAAGCATTCACGCCTTTATTGCTTTGTCCGCTGAGTATGAAATGCGCCCCATAATCGCGATTCTGCAGTATGTCAAAGGCATTTTTGGTAGTGATATTAATCCCACCGGCTAATGCTCCTGCGCCATCCTCTGCCTTAGCAAGTCCTTTTTCTATCTCAATATCTTTTATCAAAAATGGGTCAAGCACTAAATTGCCTTGATGGTGGAAGAGATTCCCTGATTGTGTGATACCATCAAGGCGGACGCGATACATTCTATCCTCAAAACCGCGTATGTAGAGCTTTTGCGCGATTTGTGTGCTTCCTCCAACTTGAATCTCGGCATTTTTGTTGAAAATCTCACGCAAATTTTGTGCTTGAGTATTAGCGATGAAAGCATCATCTATGATACTTATGTTGGCATTACTTATAGGGTGAGCCACAGAGACAAGAGGAGAGAGCTTCGTACTGGAAACTTCCTCTCCAAAAAGTCCGCTAACTCCTAAAAGCAAATATGTAGTGCAAAGAGATATGTTTGGAAATATAGGAGAACGTATCATTGCAAAAACCTTTATGCAGAAAATAAAGTTTGAAGTTTATCACATTTTATAAAATGTAGCAATATACTTTCTAAAATGTGATGAAATTTGATAATTCATAATATTATTTTGCTAGAATCAGCATAAAACAAAGCCATTTCTTAAGGGAGGAGTTTGATATGGAATGTCCTTATTGTAAACATACGCTGTCTCATAGCGAAGTTGTGAGCTTACTCAAAAGTTTAGATAAAACAAAAAAGGATTGTGAAGTATGCCACAAGCCTTTTATTGGGAGCAAAAGTGCGAAGACTTGCTCGAGTGCATGCCGCTCAAAAGCATATAGAATCCGCAAGGCAGCGCAGATTCACTAACATATTAAGCTACTCTATTGTAGCTAATATCGCCCGTAGTCTTATATTTCTTTGTTTATATATTGGTTTCTGCTTACAGATTTTATATCCCCCTCTGTTTCAAGGATGCCCCCCCTTTTTTTAAAGGGGGAACTATATAAAGAACTTTCTTTGCCTATGAGGGAGGGAAGGCATATCTTTCAAACGGGGTGGGCAAATGCAGGAATAAAGTATCCTTGTAAGGTATAAATACTTGAAAGATTTAAAAATATAATGAGAAGATAGAGGCTTAAAAGCCTCTAGAAGTTATTTTAGCGTTTTTTCTACCTCTACGACTTTTTGCCAAGTGGCGATTACCGAATCGGGATTAAGAGAAATAGAGCTAATGCCCTCTTTCACTAAAAATTCAGTTACTTCTGGATAATCGCTTGGGGCTTGTCCGCATATACCGCAATATTTATTAAGACGCTTACAAGCTTCAATGGCTTTCTTAAACATTACAAACATAGCAGGATTACGTTCATCAAAGACGTGGCTTACAAGCTGTCCATCTCTATCTACACCCAAAGTAAGCTGTGTCAAGTCGTTTGAGCCAATGGAGAATCCATCAAACATACTCAAAAACTCATCGGCTAAAATCACATTTACAGGCAATTCACACATCACATAAATTTCTAAACCATTTTTACCACCCTCCAAGCCATTGCGGCGCATAATCTCAAGCACCTTTTTACCTTCCTCAGGTGTGCGTAGGAATGGAATCATCACTTTCATATTGGTAAGCCCCATCTCATCGCGCACCATTGCTAAAGCCTGACATTCCCACTCAAATGCCGTGCGATACTGTTCGGAATAATACCTGCTCGCACCTCGATAGCCTAGCATAGGATTTTCCTCATGTGGCTCATATCCTGTGCCGCCTAGCATTCCGCGATATTCATTTGATTTAAAATCGCTCGTGCGGACAATCACGGGATTAGGATAGAAAGCAGAGCAAATCATACCAATACCTTCAGCGATTTTTTTAGTAAAAAAGTCTTTAGGGTTTTCATAACCGGACATAATCTTCTCAATCTCTGCGCGTTCTTTTAGTCCCTTTGCATTACCATTTTGAATATCAAGCAAGGCAAGGGGGTGAGCTTTGATTTGATTGAGTACGATAAGCTCCATACGCGCTAAACCCACTCCGTGACTGGGAATCTGTGAGAAACTAAAGGCTTTTTCGGGATTTCCCACATTCATATAGATTTTTATTTTAGGATTCCCTAGATTGCTTAATTCAATGCTTTCAATCTCATATTCGTGGATTCCATCATAGATATAGCCTTCCTCGCCTTCGGCACAAGAGACGGTTACTTCCATACCACTATAAAGTCTATCTGTCGCACCAATAGCCCCGACAATAGCAGGGACGCCGATTTCCCTAGCAACAATTGCTGCGTGGCAGGTGCGTCCGCCACGATTAGTAATTACCGCTGCTGCTTTTTTCATCGCGGGTTCCCAATCTGGGTCAGTATTATCCGTTACGAGAATCTCCCCTTCCTTAAAGCTATCCATATGCTCTATATCATTAATAATCCGCACCTTGCCCGAACCTATCTTTCCACCGATAGCTTTGCCTGTAAGGATTATTTCTTTTTTGATTTCAGGATTCACAAATTTAAATTTTTCAAGCCTTTGCCCATCACCTTTTTTGTTTTTTTGGCTTTGTACGGTTTCAGGACGAGCTTGGACGATGTAAATCTCCCCGCTATCACCATCTTTTGCCCATTCCATATCCATAGGGCGATACTCTCCGGCTTCTTTAGTGTAGTGTTCCTCGATTTTTATCGCGTAACGCGCAAGAGTAAGAATATCTGCATCAGTGATAGAAAAACTTTTCATCTCACGTTGCGTGGTTTTGATATTTTTTGTAGGGTGTTCGCTTCCACGTGGGGCATATACCATTTTTTGATGTTTATACCCTAGCTGTCGCTTGATAATAGGACGTTTGCCCTCTTTGAGAGTAGGTTTAAATACATAAAATTCATCTGGATTCACCGTCCCCCCTACGACATTTTCCCCAAGTCCCCAGCTTGAAGTAATAAATACCGCGTCTTTAAAACCTGTTTCTGTATCGATACTAAACATCACTCCCGCGCTACCCTTATCTGCGCGCACCATCTTCTGTACTCCCACGGAAAGTGCGACCTTAAAGTGGTCAAATCCTCTTGAAGCACGATAGCTCACGGCTCTATCGGTAAAGAGTGAGGCAAGACAGGATTTTACATAATGGATTAACTCCGTTTTGCCCTTAATGCTTAAGTATGTATCTTGCTGTCCGGCAAAACTTGCATCGGGTAAATCCTCTGCAGTAGCGGAACTCCGCACAGCCACATCGGCATCTTTCATACCATATTCCGCACTAAGTATTTCATAGGCTTTAAAAATCTCTTCACGCAAATCTGCGGGGAATGGTGTCCCAAAGATGAGTTCGCGGATTTTTTTTGATCGGGTTTTAAGCACATCGATTTCGGTTACATCAACGCCATCAAGTAACTCTACGATTTTCTCTCTAATGCCGCCAGAATCAAGCAAATACCAATACGCATCGCTTGTGATTGCAAATCCATTGGGGACTTTAATCCCTTCACTTACAAGCTCTTGAAACATCTCGCCAATACTTGCATTTTTACCACCGACAATAGGCACATCTTTATTGTTGAGTTCCTTGAAAAACTTGATATATTTCATATCCGCGCTTTCTCCTCATTTTATAGTTGTATTAAAGCGCACATTGTAGTTAATCAAAGTTTATCGC encodes:
- the ppa gene encoding inorganic diphosphatase: MDLNKISAGENPNKVNAIIEIPYGSNIKYEVDKESGLVVVDRVMYGAMFYPANYGFVPNTLADDGDPADILVLNTYPLQAGSMIATRLIGVLVMEDESGMDEKLIAVPVSKIDPSFDKIQSLADLPQITLDRIKNFFETYKTLEPNKWVKVKEYKDVAAATAILEKAIKAYK
- a CDS encoding NlpC/P60 family protein, with translation MRIIYWCLFGIFLFSGCAHLNTQKSLGYSVQVGSFSNIENAGKFVDTLNSKGLDAFLFKESDTYKVRFGNYQSYEIAQAKVQKHYKNGLIGAYFIISPQKYAINKKSSSKQKASDVREDIVKSAHQYMGVPYKWGGTTESGFDCSGLTRAVYLLNGISLPRASYEQYNEGDSVSKAKLQKGDLVFFITDKGKKINHVGIYIGNNEFIHAPSRGKVVSKARLDSSYWGKAYRGARSYL
- a CDS encoding TonB-dependent receptor plug domain-containing protein, which translates into the protein MIRSPIFPNISLCTTYLLLGVSGLFGEEVSSTKLSPLVSVAHPISNANISIIDDAFIANTQAQNLREIFNKNAEIQVGGSTQIAQKLYIRGFEDRMYRVRLDGITQSGNLFHHQGNLVLDPFLIKDIEIEKGLAKAEDGAGALAGGINITTKNAFDILQNRDYGAHFILSGQSNKGVNASLAAYGKFSKNLGLLAAYSFDNIPYYRDGNGDKVLSSKTQTQNASFTLTFLPAKNHSINVHYHFNHITSVAPYAANVITSTTPELFNNTLNAHNAALRYDYSANDSFMLSWNNYFSHKSLKLSPTDVNHSDITTTHDPEGAMDLSLMNLGSDLGFKHYFGALGHLFKYGLNYQLIATKAYDLDAHSLAHGNLGHELGAIYGGYIGASFNLLDSLSFDLGSRYDYFTYRDKFNATHYTQGFSPYASLLYVPIDDLSFKLTANYNTRGAIPLDASLLTNSHAYIHSLRPEGMYNAEFDIDYDNSVFSAYIGVYYQYLKNFINSYTNAGEEHNHNSNADDHNHEDMYRQNMANGIQFVGYEANVGLDFDFIDAHIGIAQHFPTYKNHFITDTFELGALSGRSYYLSVGLRPFSALPQFQMLYLGRFVESMSYQGYNLYYDALESVNKKGYDVHNIYLTYDVKSYLSLRLAFLNITNKTYANPYSPLKELFARGSGTALYEPGFNVKAQIAFFF
- a CDS encoding PhoH family protein produces the protein MHGKHYLLDTSIILDDTQNIIYLWQDSQNMLFISEVVIEELDKKKDLQNETGFFAREFFRCINSDNINTLDSHNKSTHTQHTAQNLAQHNDFVQTLYFRFDHTNIPLTLIYRPQYSLTPQEHSYNDSKLIEIARDYHLVLLTNDISLKIRAQTQGIPAQSLFRDRVENPNDIDFWALFEWHKDKPLTLLKDEKNFRELTQWSLIQVNEMDNTDSALYKTGKKTFGLKVGEGFEELNLDEILKNYQPYIMPINLEQKMLYALLIHPQNNLTIATGSTGSGKTLIALQAGITLVKNNVVDGIIYMRNTITANDKEAELGYRKGDENQKLAYFMYPLYGAINFTIDKLQEQSLAKRIEYRGEVNGIHKQDATEYFLQKHKIEVVDIAHARGISIGNKFVIFDEVQNASNATIKLIGTRIGEGSKIVFLGDWAQIDHPYLSKFRNGALSLLSKALKDDFIAGIQLRQTIRSNVASWFGEHF
- a CDS encoding TerB family tellurite resistance protein, which encodes MEIVLLLIAGVVVYFLYNTLQEYLKNPLQPNQQHYTNRTDAAPIDFQNPYEEMAQADKVKSSEFGVLAAILGYLVWSDKKVCSLQEQLLDEMLTDMAIESKNPKLSKDELKTILMEQENPSISLEELCEEYVTLTKGEYKKRLKVVEFLFVLAYADGVLEESEKDCIIDIAALFEIANEDFNALFEQFEQAYIQEVSMNEKDAKNLFGITEIPSKEELETIYHRLIKDAKQNIFDNKNINKTFRDTSLTRIKEIDKAYQILLNQALNSTQDLN
- a CDS encoding DUF5644 domain-containing protein is translated as MDKVNIEVFRFEAGVDYLPYYNKCTFSFTQEQTLIDTLILLQNELDNYGYDEKYLALRINGIAIFENLPIIELVQRFGREWQIEPLSIYYATKDLLLNKEALWKKYEGFFQWADFLNIDEKNELGKYLMLNLITPMSDEHYLGDGFFLYLKWLISRHPEKIREIMQWLIEPRKGILNFVSLADMVYPRATALDEEMWNFIRDVVLSYDSRQWQLLATLKPQRKG